Proteins encoded in a region of the Balneola sp. genome:
- a CDS encoding alpha/beta hydrolase gives MPSKKVQFTGAFGDTLAAKMDLPEEENIKAYALFAHCFTCSKDLRAVGNITRQLAEVGIATLRFDFTGLGESAGDFANTNFSSNIDDLIAACRFMEREYQAPSILIGHSLGGAAVLQAANHMDSVKAVATIGAPAEPEHVKHNFALNLDEIVEKGEAQVTLAGRPFTIKKQFVDDLEEIKMRTYIKNLDRALIIFHSPLDNTVGIENATKIFVNAKHPKSFISLDKADHLLREREDSEFVGKVLGTWAEKYI, from the coding sequence ATTTACCGGGGCCTTTGGAGATACCTTAGCTGCAAAAATGGATCTCCCTGAGGAAGAAAACATCAAGGCTTATGCGCTTTTTGCACACTGCTTCACCTGTTCAAAAGACCTTAGAGCAGTAGGAAATATCACCCGTCAGCTAGCTGAGGTTGGAATTGCAACCCTCCGCTTCGATTTCACGGGCTTAGGTGAAAGCGCCGGCGATTTTGCCAATACCAATTTCTCATCCAATATCGATGACCTTATTGCTGCCTGCCGTTTTATGGAACGAGAATACCAGGCTCCAAGCATTTTAATCGGTCATTCATTAGGAGGAGCGGCTGTACTTCAAGCTGCCAATCATATGGATTCGGTGAAAGCTGTAGCTACAATAGGAGCCCCTGCAGAACCTGAGCATGTAAAACATAATTTTGCCCTAAACCTGGATGAGATTGTGGAAAAGGGAGAGGCTCAGGTAACCCTGGCAGGAAGACCCTTCACCATTAAAAAACAGTTCGTGGATGACCTGGAAGAAATTAAGATGAGGACCTATATCAAGAATTTAGATCGAGCGCTCATCATCTTTCATTCTCCCCTCGATAATACTGTTGGCATTGAAAACGCCACTAAGATTTTTGTAAATGCTAAGCACCCAAAAAGCTTTATCTCCCTGGATAAAGCCGATCATCTGCTTCGTGAAAGAGAGGACAGTGAATTTGTAGGGAAGGTTCTGGGTACCTGGGCTGAGAAGTATATTTAG
- a CDS encoding class C beta-lactamase-related serine hydrolase, with the protein MTQNGNCITSEHHKMVAYRLLLGLKEIKKIQKTSFLIALFLLLFQAQGILAQQSASESAQLESIYEEANSISSVRSLIIQQHGELVGQTYFNGRSAAQDYNIKSASKSIIGLLVGIAVEEGFIPSVDEPIKTYFPDYFEENPDPRKEAITVKNLLSMQAGLASTSSGNYGAWVLSNDWVGYALDQNFVSRIGGRMVYSTGTSHLLSVIITKATGMSTKSFAERYLFGPLNITVGGWDRDPQGYYMGGNNMALSPSDMLKLGQMILDEGEYDGEQIISKEWITDSFKTYTYSNYNPYGYGYQWWNTRTGAYTTFFAWGHGGQYIMMIPELDAVVVMTSSVTNASRRRTYKRPVFLLIEDHIIPFLESRTISN; encoded by the coding sequence ATGACGCAGAATGGGAATTGTATCACATCGGAGCACCACAAGATGGTAGCATACCGGTTACTTTTAGGTTTAAAGGAGATAAAGAAGATTCAGAAGACTAGTTTTCTAATTGCCCTTTTTCTACTACTCTTTCAAGCTCAGGGTATTTTAGCGCAACAATCGGCTTCCGAAAGTGCTCAACTTGAGAGCATTTATGAAGAGGCTAATTCTATCTCTTCAGTAAGGAGCCTGATCATCCAACAACATGGAGAGTTAGTTGGGCAAACTTACTTTAATGGCCGTTCTGCTGCCCAAGATTACAACATCAAATCAGCATCTAAAAGTATTATTGGCCTTCTTGTAGGTATAGCCGTTGAGGAAGGCTTTATCCCCTCAGTTGATGAACCAATCAAGACCTATTTTCCGGATTATTTTGAAGAAAACCCTGATCCAAGGAAAGAAGCCATCACGGTAAAAAATTTGTTGAGCATGCAAGCTGGATTAGCTTCTACCAGCTCTGGAAATTATGGAGCCTGGGTGCTAAGCAACGACTGGGTTGGTTATGCCCTTGATCAAAACTTTGTATCCCGAATAGGTGGCAGAATGGTGTATAGCACCGGTACTTCTCATTTACTTTCCGTGATTATTACCAAAGCAACTGGTATGAGCACGAAGTCATTCGCCGAAAGGTATCTATTTGGACCTTTGAACATTACGGTAGGCGGATGGGATAGAGATCCTCAAGGCTACTACATGGGTGGAAATAACATGGCTCTATCTCCTTCCGATATGCTCAAGCTTGGACAAATGATTCTGGATGAAGGTGAATATGATGGAGAACAAATCATTTCAAAAGAATGGATAACTGATTCATTCAAGACCTATACCTACAGCAATTACAATCCATATGGCTATGGATATCAATGGTGGAATACCAGAACCGGAGCATATACTACCTTTTTTGCCTGGGGGCATGGAGGGCAATACATCATGATGATTCCAGAGTTGGATGCGGTAGTTGTTATGACTTCTTCAGTTACCAATGCAAGCCGGAGAAGAACTTATAAACGTCCTGTTTTCTTATTGATTGAAGATCATATCATTCCTTTCCTTGAAAGCAGAACTATTTCAAACTGA
- a CDS encoding mechanosensitive ion channel family protein, with protein sequence MRRFFSFGIILGILLSSPAFAFQEAANPNYLDNPRRAVHTFMHWQQQGHENLDRIILPFELSDGDKEEKTELAIELRRVLDARGLLVVYENIPNNPNYADTLSGLNQYILFNSLPEVYLVKQNGKWVFSEATIEQIPDLYQATFSGVIEALIDELPEWSKNEWFGVQIWQYLGVFLWLLIGFILRRVFEFILDNYIRRVTQKTKFTWDDDLLNGIERPIGFIFLIAFFYLTYTNLQLSVQVNLYLSKILEVAVSIGFVWLFYNLADVLAKYLMVVTSKTGNKLDDQLVPLVRKTLRFFIVTMGVILILQNNGYNVASLIAGLGIGGLAVALAAKDTLANFFGSITIFADRPFRIGDWIKVGNVEGVVEEVGFRTTRVRTFYNSLVSVPNSNIATTDIDNYGLRQYRRLKTVLNLTYSTTPEQMEAFVEGLKATVKANKHFRQDFYEIHFNSFGAHSLDVLVYVFFDVPDWSTELQQRHNFLLEILRLAQEVGVEFAFPTQTLHVDSFYKETSREVGNSRTEEELATGVFEFGPGGSKGKPDGLKIFKDGKEVDFGAKK encoded by the coding sequence ATGCGTCGGTTTTTTTCATTTGGGATAATACTAGGCATTCTGCTTTCCTCACCAGCATTCGCTTTCCAGGAGGCAGCTAATCCGAATTATCTGGATAACCCCCGAAGAGCAGTTCACACTTTTATGCATTGGCAGCAGCAAGGTCATGAAAATCTGGACCGCATTATCCTACCGTTTGAGTTATCAGATGGAGATAAAGAAGAGAAAACCGAACTGGCAATCGAATTGCGACGAGTTCTTGATGCTCGTGGCTTACTGGTCGTATACGAAAACATCCCAAACAACCCCAACTATGCAGACACTCTTTCCGGGTTGAACCAGTATATCTTGTTCAATTCCCTACCAGAAGTATACCTGGTTAAACAAAATGGGAAATGGGTGTTTTCTGAAGCCACGATTGAACAAATACCTGATCTGTACCAGGCTACCTTCTCTGGAGTGATTGAAGCATTGATTGATGAACTTCCTGAGTGGTCAAAAAATGAATGGTTTGGTGTTCAGATCTGGCAATACCTGGGAGTTTTTCTATGGTTGCTCATTGGCTTCATATTGCGCAGAGTTTTTGAATTCATACTGGATAATTACATCCGAAGAGTTACCCAGAAAACCAAGTTCACCTGGGATGATGACCTTTTAAATGGAATAGAACGGCCTATTGGCTTCATTTTCCTGATTGCCTTCTTTTATCTCACTTATACCAACCTGCAGCTCTCTGTACAGGTTAACCTGTACTTATCTAAAATTCTGGAAGTAGCTGTTTCTATCGGTTTTGTATGGCTGTTCTATAACCTTGCAGATGTGTTGGCCAAGTACCTGATGGTAGTTACTTCTAAAACGGGGAATAAGTTAGATGATCAACTTGTACCTCTAGTCAGAAAAACACTGCGCTTTTTTATTGTAACGATGGGTGTGATCCTAATCCTTCAAAATAACGGATATAACGTGGCCTCCCTTATTGCTGGACTGGGGATTGGTGGTCTAGCCGTTGCCTTAGCTGCTAAAGACACACTTGCTAATTTCTTTGGTTCCATCACCATTTTTGCGGACAGGCCATTCCGAATTGGCGACTGGATAAAAGTAGGAAATGTTGAAGGCGTTGTTGAAGAAGTAGGATTCCGAACAACCAGAGTACGAACTTTTTATAACTCGTTGGTATCCGTTCCTAACTCAAACATTGCCACCACTGATATTGATAACTATGGGTTGAGACAATATCGAAGATTGAAAACGGTACTCAACCTTACCTACTCAACTACTCCTGAACAAATGGAGGCTTTTGTAGAGGGACTCAAAGCAACGGTAAAGGCGAACAAGCATTTCCGGCAGGACTTTTATGAGATTCATTTCAACTCATTTGGTGCTCATTCTCTTGATGTACTGGTGTATGTATTCTTTGATGTTCCTGACTGGAGTACTGAGTTGCAACAGCGCCATAATTTCTTGCTAGAAATCTTACGACTTGCACAGGAAGTTGGAGTGGAATTCGCCTTCCCTACTCAAACCCTGCATGTAGATTCTTTCTATAAAGAGACTAGCAGAGAAGTAGGAAACTCCAGAACGGAAGAGGAACTCGCTACTGGTGTATTTGAATTTGGTCCTGGAGGAAGCAAAGGGAAACCTGACGGTCTTAAAATTTTCAAAGACGGTAAAGAAGTAGATTTTGGAGCTAAGAAGTAA
- a CDS encoding response regulator — protein sequence MIVEDNLILSILYENLMKEMVFKTIGEIRDGETAVNLVRKYSPDVVIMDIMLEGEMDGITAAHHIREFSNAPILFITGNSGKEHVERASKVANSKFLIKPISEKKLTEAVNEMVEV from the coding sequence ATTATTGTTGAAGACAACCTAATTCTCTCGATACTCTACGAAAACCTAATGAAGGAAATGGTTTTCAAGACTATTGGTGAGATTCGAGACGGGGAAACAGCAGTAAATCTTGTAAGAAAATACTCTCCTGATGTAGTTATCATGGATATAATGTTGGAAGGGGAAATGGATGGTATTACAGCGGCGCACCACATACGTGAATTCTCTAACGCCCCCATTCTTTTCATTACAGGAAATTCAGGAAAAGAACATGTGGAACGAGCTTCGAAGGTTGCCAACTCCAAATTTCTGATAAAACCAATTTCTGAAAAGAAGCTCACGGAAGCTGTAAATGAAATGGTAGAGGTTTAG
- a CDS encoding BrxA/BrxB family bacilliredoxin: protein MQFGFGVGPDTSWMREELTQFGVEELTTVQDVDRAMTEYKGTMLMVINSVCGCAAGNARPGLGIALEHSEAKPDHMVTVFAGQDKEATAHARAYFSDFPPSSPSFAYFVNGEIKAMIPRHRIEGRTSHDVAADLKMVFEAFKGKEEEK, encoded by the coding sequence ATGCAATTTGGATTTGGTGTTGGCCCCGATACTTCGTGGATGAGAGAAGAACTCACCCAGTTTGGTGTGGAGGAACTCACTACCGTACAAGATGTTGATCGAGCAATGACCGAGTATAAAGGAACCATGCTCATGGTTATTAATTCTGTATGCGGATGTGCTGCAGGCAATGCGAGACCTGGTTTAGGAATTGCTCTCGAGCATTCTGAAGCAAAGCCGGATCATATGGTTACTGTATTTGCCGGGCAGGATAAAGAAGCCACAGCACATGCGCGAGCTTATTTTAGCGATTTCCCTCCTTCGTCTCCTTCTTTCGCCTATTTTGTTAATGGCGAGATTAAGGCAATGATCCCACGTCATCGTATTGAAGGAAGGACCAGCCATGATGTAGCCGCAGATTTAAAGATGGTTTTTGAAGCCTTTAAAGGCAAGGAAGAAGAAAAATAA
- a CDS encoding four helix bundle protein: MAFKFEKLEIWNLSKEMAKQVYMLIRLLPDEERYNLSSQMRRAVTSISLNIAEGSTSQTDPEQIRFLGYAHRSLMEVVACLILIKENNYIDKDFFEQLYRDAEKLSAKILAMRNSLKKNQNYYIKEDPKNYEVDI; this comes from the coding sequence ATGGCTTTTAAGTTTGAAAAATTAGAGATATGGAACCTCTCAAAAGAAATGGCAAAACAAGTCTATATGTTGATTAGGCTTTTGCCTGACGAGGAGAGATACAATCTTAGTTCTCAGATGCGGAGAGCCGTTACGTCTATTTCATTAAATATTGCTGAGGGTTCTACTTCTCAAACAGACCCGGAGCAAATTCGTTTTTTAGGATATGCACATCGTTCTTTAATGGAAGTAGTTGCTTGCTTAATTCTAATCAAAGAGAATAATTATATTGATAAGGATTTTTTTGAGCAGCTATATAGAGATGCTGAAAAGCTCTCAGCAAAAATTTTAGCGATGAGAAACTCACTAAAAAAGAATCAAAATTATTATATAAAAGAAGACCCAAAAAACTATGAGGTTGATATTTAA
- a CDS encoding superoxide dismutase produces MAYTLPDLPYAYDALEPHFDARTMEIHHTKHHQGYTTKVNAALEGTEFEGKHIGEVLSNINALPADKKQAVINNGGGFANHSLFWEILSPNGGGAPTGDLGDAINSTFGSFDAFKEQFSAAAATRFGSGWAWLVVDGGALKVISTANQDSPIMDGMKPILGLDVWEHAYYLNYQNRRPDYVAAFWNVVNWDKVSEFYNRAK; encoded by the coding sequence ATGGCTTATACATTACCTGATCTCCCATACGCTTATGACGCGCTAGAACCACATTTTGATGCCCGAACCATGGAGATTCATCATACCAAACATCACCAGGGATATACAACTAAAGTTAATGCGGCTCTGGAAGGAACTGAGTTTGAAGGGAAGCATATTGGGGAAGTGCTTTCTAATATTAATGCATTACCAGCCGATAAGAAACAAGCTGTAATCAACAATGGTGGTGGTTTTGCTAATCATTCATTGTTCTGGGAAATCCTTTCTCCAAACGGTGGAGGTGCTCCAACAGGTGATCTTGGAGATGCTATTAATTCAACCTTTGGAAGCTTTGATGCGTTTAAAGAGCAGTTCAGCGCAGCAGCAGCAACCCGTTTTGGTTCTGGTTGGGCATGGCTTGTTGTAGATGGCGGTGCACTTAAAGTAATCTCTACTGCGAATCAGGACAGCCCGATTATGGATGGCATGAAGCCAATTCTCGGGTTAGACGTTTGGGAGCATGCATACTATTTAAACTACCAAAACAGAAGACCTGATTATGTAGCAGCTTTCTGGAATGTGGTAAACTGGGATAAAGTATCTGAGTTCTACAACAGAGCTAAGTAA